The following coding sequences are from one Triticum aestivum cultivar Chinese Spring chromosome 5A, IWGSC CS RefSeq v2.1, whole genome shotgun sequence window:
- the LOC123105098 gene encoding uncharacterized protein encodes MGSCVSTTRRRRRSSRKLSVTATRFRRKVSDAIAGDAAGRFAARHGVVHVDGAPPASGVTLHLTQLQWQHSQMDAGNVICDEAWYDSVSMLGDSAGSDDDDNDYSSVSEDPLPDDVAGGTSASPCKDAACLADAVHRLRSIADAEACQGDPPEKGEDPDAAPAPGHAAAGGLKEPQSAASCSPRPLPGSVPSHKVQPMPVAGFSPHHQRKKSAVVRLSFRRRSYEGDEMTEMTGSAKYLYRPRAGLTLPCAAGEKPSEGCWSALEPSAFRVRGEGFFRDKRKSPAPNCSPYTPIGADMFACPRKVHHIAQHIALPSLKPHDAFPSLLIVNIQLPTYPTSMFGENDGDGVSLVLYFKISDSFDKEISPQFQDSIKSVMNEEMEKVKGFPVDSNVPYTERLKILAGIVNPEDLQLSAAERRLVQTYNQKPVLSRPQHKFYKGSNYFEIDIDVHRFSYISRKGLETFRERLKHGVIDLGLTIQAQKAEELPEHVLCCMRLNKLDFADNGQIPTLITSSDE; translated from the exons AAGGTGTCCGACGCGATCGCCGGCGACGCGGCCGGCCGCTTCGCCGCGCGCCACGGGGTCGTGCACGTCGACGGCGCGCCGCCGGCCTCGGGCGTGACCCTCCACCTCACGCAGCTGCAGTGGCAGCACAGCCAGATGGACGCAGGAAATG TGATCTGCGACGAGGCGTGGTACGATTCCGTCAGCATGCTGGGGGACTCGGCCGGctccgacgacgacgacaacgattaCTCCAGCGTCAGTGAAG ATCCTCTCCCGGATGACGTCGCCGGCGGCACGAGCGCGTCGCCGTGCAAGGACGCGGCGTGCTTGGCGGACGCCGTGCACCGCCTCCGGAGCATCGCCGACGCGGAGGCGTGCCAGGGCGACCCCCCGGAGAAAGGCGAGGACCCcgacgctgctcctgctcctggtCATGCCGCTGCCGGTGGCCTGAAAGAACCGCAGAGCGCGGCGTCCTGCTCGCCTCGGCCTCTCCCGGGCTCGGTCCCGAGCCACAAGGTGCAGCCGATGCCGGTCGCCGGGTTCAGCCCGCACCACCAGAGGAAGAAATCGGCCGTCGTCAGGCTCTCCTTCCGGAGGAGGTCGTACGAGGGCGATGAGATGACCGAAATGA CTGGCTCGGCCAAGTACCTGTACCGGCCGAGAGCGGGCCTGACGCTGCCGTGTGCGGCCGGCGAGAAGCCGTCGGAGGGCTGCTGGTCGGCCCTCGAGCCGTCGGCGTTCAGGGTCAGAGGGGAGGGCTTCTTCAG AGACAAGAGGAAATCCCCAGCCCCAAACTGCTCCCCCTACACCCCGATCGGAGCTGACATGTTTGCCTGCCCAAGGAAGGTGCACCACATCGCGCAGCACATCGCGCTCCCGTCGCTCAAGCCCCACGACGCCTTCCCCTCGCTCCTCATTGTCAACATTCAG TTGCCTACCTACCCTACTAGCATGTTCGGCGAGAACGACGGCGACGGCGTTAGCCTGGTCCTGTATTTCAAGATATCTGACAGCTTCGACAAGGAGATCTCTCCTCAGTTCCAGGATAGCATCAAG AGTGTTATGAACGAGGAAATGGAGAAGGTCAAGGGGTTCCCGGTGGACAGCAACGTGCCCTACACAGAGAGGCTGAAAATCCTGGCCGGCATTGTAAACCCTGAAGACCTGCAGCTCAGCGCGGCCGAGAGGAGGCTTGTGCAGACCTACAACCAGAAGCCGGTGCTGTCTAGGCCCCAGCACAAATTCTACAAG GGCTCGAACTACTTCGAGATCGACATCGACGTGCACCGGTTCAGCTACATATCGCGAAAGGGCCTCGAGACCTTCCGGGAGCGGCTGAAACATGGTGTCATCGATCTTGGGCTGACCATTCAG GCGCAGAAGGCCGAGGAGCTACCTGAGCATGTGTTGTGCTGCATGAGGCTGAACAAGTTGGATTTTGCGGACAACGGGCAAATACCGACGCTCATAACGTCTAGCGATGAATGA